GCCATCGTGATGTTTGGCGCCGATTTGCCGCGCTGCCGACGTGAGAAGCTCGCCGCATTTCCAATCGGGTTAGCATTCTTAGGTTCGGTTCTCACATTGTACCTGGTCACAGTTGAAGGGCCCATCGTCATCCGGTTCTACAACCCGGATTCGGCGGCATCCTTGATCATCCCTCTCGGTTTCTACGTCGACCGGCTGAGCGCGGTCATGATGACTCTCATCACTGCCGTCAGCATGCTCATCTATATCTATTCCACGACCTACATGTACCAGGATGGTCATGCCCGTCGATACCTGTCCCTGATTTGCCTCACGGACTTCGTCTTGATCTGCATGGTATCGAGCTCCAATCTCATGATGCTGTTCTTGTTCTGGCAACTCCTGAGTTATCTCCTGTATCTGCTCGCACACAACCATACGCATGCCGGAACCTTGGCGGGTGCGTTCAAGACCTTTACGATCCTCCGCATTGCAGATACGGCATTTCTGGCAGGCATCGTGCTTGCTTTTCAGCTCTACGGCACCTTGGAATTCCACGACCTCTTTCTGCGTGCGGCCGAAATGCCGGTGACCCTCTCGTTGTGGCTCGGTGTCGAGGTCAGTGGCACCACGGCAGTCACGTTCCTGCTGTTTATCGGGGCCATGGGCAAGTCGGCACAATTTCCGCTGCATCTCTGGTTGCCGGGATCGCTCTTTGCCCCAACCCCGGTCCATGCGATGCTCCACGCCGGCATCATCAATGCCGGGGGGTTTCTCATCAATCGGCTGGCACCGCTGTTCGGCATGAGCTCCACCACCTTGCACATCGCCTTCGTCATCGGGACGCTGACGGCGGTTCTTGGAGCCTCCATGATGCTGGTTCAGAGCGACATCAAGAAAACGCTCGGGTTTTCCACTATTGGGCAAATGGGCTATATGATCATGGAATGCGGCCTCGGAGCGTTTTCGTTGGCCGTGTTTCATCTGATCGCGCACGGACTCTTCAAAGGCACCGTGTTTTTGTACTGCGGCAACGTCATTCATAAGACGCGCCAGGATCCCCATTTCCCTCATACGGACCACGCAATCACCGATGAACCGGCCTTCTCTCGTCTCACCTGGTCCACGGGCTTTGCCACGACCCTGTTTATTCCGCTGCTCATTTTGCTGGTCACGCACGGAGTCTTGCACATTCCGCTGCTTGAATCGCAAGGGACGGTCATCATTCTCTTCTTCATTTGGATCACCTCGTCGCAAGCTATCTTGACGCTCACGCGGCTTCGTGCCGTCGCATCGTGGAAGGTGTCGGCCACTATGTTGGTGACGTTGTTGTTCATCGTCCTCACATATTTGTTCGCCGTGGAGTCGTTCACGGCTTTCCTCTACCCAAACCCGGAGGAAGTCGCTTCGTACTTCAAGGCTGCGGATCTGCCGGACTGGCTCTTTGATCTCCTCATCCTCGGTGCGACCGGTTTGACCGTGCTCGGGTGGTATTACCTGTATCTACGAGCGCATGGACACAGCGTGTGGACCCCGTCTTGGATTGAAGGCGTGAGAATTCGGCTCTATCCGTTGCTCATGAATCGGCTCTACGCCGACGAAAGCTATCGGGCGATCGGCCTGAAGGTCGGGCAACTGATTCATCGGATCGACAAACTGGAACGTGGGTGGTCACGATGATGGAGGCGTTGGTGCCATGGCTGTTGGCCGCCATCCCATTGGGAGGAGCGATCGTGGCGCTCACATCCTGGGAGGGCTCCGAGCGCGTGAAGAAGGTCTCCATGCTCGGTGCGATCCTCAGCTTAGTCTCGGTCGTGGGGCTGTCCGGATTCCTCACGATTCCGCCCAACGGATGCCTGTCACTGTACTTACTGCCGCTTGCCGCTTTGACATCGATCTTAAGTCACCCCTTAGGAAGCGATCACCGGCTTTCGTGGATTATGACCTTGGTCTGTTTGGGCTTTGGAATGGGAGCACTCACGGCTCACGAGTTCTCCGGCTCTTTCTTCCTCATGATGTTGCTGAGCACGCTCGTCATCCTGCTCTATCGCCATCACACCGCATTGTGGCCGATTTCGTGGTGGGGCGTCGGCCTGCTCATCCTCGGGTTGGTTGGAATGGGAATTTCGGTGATCGCCGATCCGCCGGTCTCGTCCATCGCCGCGCTGGTCACGTGTGCGATGTTGTTGCCGTTGGTTCCTCTTCATGGTGGCTATCTGACGACCGTGACACGATTGCCGGGGAACCTCCCTTCGTTTGTAGTCGTGTTACTGCCGGTCATCGGGTTCCAGCGGTTGCCCCAGATCTTGTCGATCGTTCCGGAGGATGTGCTGGTGATCGTTCGGGTTTTGGCACTGCTCGGAGCTCTCTACGCCGCCGTCAAAGCGCTGGCTCAATCGCGGGTGCGCCTCATACTGGGTTATGGAAGCCTGTCCTTCTTTTCGATCGCGTGGTGGTTTGCCGCCACAAGCGGATTCGCGACGCCCCAAGGAACGCTCTTGGTCGGGGCTGTCGGGCTTGCAACCAGCGGTCTCCTGATCGCCTGGCAGGTCATCCGCACGCGATACGGCGACGATGTGGACCCACAAGCCATCAGCGGTCTGGCTGCAGCCATGCCGAAATTCGCCGTGTTGCTCTCCCTCTTGGGCCTTGCCGCGATGGGTATTCCGCCGTTCGGTGTGTTTGCCGGATTTATGGGGTTGATGCTGACCTCGTCCCAAGCCCCGGTGTTCGGCCTCTTCCTCACCCTGGCGGCCTGGCTTGCAGCCTCATGGTACATCATGCAGATGGTGCAGCAATTGTTGTTCGGCGCGAGCCGACCCGATTTGCGGTACACCGATCTCTTGAATCCTGAACTGGTTTCCTTGGCGATCGTCGTCGTCGTGCTCCTGGCATTGGGTCTCGTCCCATCTGCCCTCTTTGCACCGGAGCAGCCGATCTTCGAGCAGGCCGCGCACGCTCGGGAGTTGTTCTCATGGCAGAACTAGAACAAGGGCGCAACATCGAATCTCGGCGGATGGAACTGCGCGGAATCGTCCGCCTGGCAGGGGAAGTCATCGCTCAGTACTGGCCCATGCGCACCTTCGTCCACCATAATCCCTTGCATAGCATCGAGTATCTGCCGTTTGAAGAGGCAGTTCGGCGAGGGAAACAGTTCGTCGGGGGCAATGGCTATCTGCCCGGCCATGTGTATCGGAAGTTCCTCAAAACCGGTCGAATCCAAGCAACGCATCTCGATGATGCGCTTAAGCCACTGATACTCGACAAGTCTGTTCTCCTTGGCACGCACAGGATTACCCACGGATCCGTGCTGCGTGCATGCCTTGCTGAGGGGCTCTGCAGTCCGGTTATCGAGCCCCTGGACGATCAATTGCCCGACCCATCGCGTCACACAAGCGACGACCTTGCCGCCCGGCTTCGGCCGGTCACCGTCTTCCCCGATCTATCCGAGCGAATCAGCACCATGGTGAGTGGCGACGAAGCGGCGCTCGGACGATGGCTCACGCTTTCACACTGGTGCGATGATACGCTCGGCACTCAGATCGTACAGCAAATCAACGATCAACTGATCAAATGGTGCGAAGCCTTCCTCGATGAAGGTCATGCTACCTGGGCCATGCCGGAGCGAGACAAGGGTCTGTATGCGGCCTGGAAAGCCCTTGCGTCCCACGAATGGTCCGTCTGCGATATTCCAAACAGCCGCGAGAAGATCGCTCAGCTGCCCGACTATCCTGAAGATGCGCTCCTGGAAAGTTTAGATGCGATGGGAATCCCCGCCGATCTTCGGCAGGACTATCTGTCGTTGCAGTTGACGTCTTTGCCTGGATGGGCCGGCTTTATCAAGTGGCGCGGAGAGGAACGCGACTATCCCTGGCAGCAGGCCTACCCCGCCGGGTTGGTCAAGTTCTTAGCCATTCGTCAATGGTACGCACGGGAACTGGTTCAGAAGGCCTGCCAGGAACACCTTGGTATCCAGGGTCGATTCGATGCCGTGACTGACTTCATGCATGGTCATGCCGAAGAATATTATCTCAGGCGTCAGCGCGTGGCCGGGCTCTTGCCTGCCCTGTACGCCGAGGAGGTGGACCGGCTGGCTCATCGTCGAGGTGCGAGCTGGAAGGCCGTGCTCGACCGGTACAAAATGGACGTGGTCCCTCGCCAGGAGACGGCCAAACTCCGTGGAGCTGCCAAACAGCTCCTTTCGCTGATCAGATTTTTGGAGATCGACGTCGGCTGCCTGAATGAGTGTTCAGTGTCGGACCTCAAGCAGCTAGTAGATTGGATGGAGGCCTTTCCCGAATCCGAACATGGACCAGTCTGGCTGAAGGCGCTGGAAACCAGCTACCAGGAGCACTTGCTCCAAAAAATCCGAACCCGACCCAACGATCCAGCCCACTCATCCACGAACCGACCCTATTCGCAATCGGTCTACTGCATCGACGTGCGCTCCGAACCCTTTCGGCGGCACCTGGAATCGGTGGGACCCCATGAAACCTACGGGTTCGCCGGTTTCTTCGCCGCGTTTATCCGCTACCGAGCTTGGGGGAAGGAACACGATACAGAGCAGTTTCCAGTCATCATGCGTGCGAAGAACGAAGTCCGGGAAATTCCACGGAGTTACCTAGACGATACCGTATTAAAGCACGAGGTGCGCGCCCGGTGGGTCCATGCCGGCCATACGTTGCTGCACGATTTGAAGGAGAACGTCGTAACCCCCTATGTCATGGTGGAGTCCTTGGGCTGGTTCTACGGGCTCCCGATCTTCGGCAAAACATTGATACCGGCGCTCTACCATCGGCTGACTACATGGTTCCGGAAGTTGTCGGCTCCCTCTCTTCCGACCACGCTCACGGTCGATAAGCTCGCACCAGGTGAGACCGCCGAGATGCTCAATGCGGAACAACAGGCGCTGGTCAGGAAGGCGCTACAGGAACGATTGGGGCTCCGCAGCTCCATGATTGCCCCGCCTCTGGTCGAGGCCTTGCGCCAACGCGCATTGGGAGTGGACAAAGATCC
The sequence above is drawn from the Nitrospira sp. genome and encodes:
- a CDS encoding NADH-quinone oxidoreductase subunit L; the protein is MLSVPLFLLLASAIVMFGADLPRCRREKLAAFPIGLAFLGSVLTLYLVTVEGPIVIRFYNPDSAASLIIPLGFYVDRLSAVMMTLITAVSMLIYIYSTTYMYQDGHARRYLSLICLTDFVLICMVSSSNLMMLFLFWQLLSYLLYLLAHNHTHAGTLAGAFKTFTILRIADTAFLAGIVLAFQLYGTLEFHDLFLRAAEMPVTLSLWLGVEVSGTTAVTFLLFIGAMGKSAQFPLHLWLPGSLFAPTPVHAMLHAGIINAGGFLINRLAPLFGMSSTTLHIAFVIGTLTAVLGASMMLVQSDIKKTLGFSTIGQMGYMIMECGLGAFSLAVFHLIAHGLFKGTVFLYCGNVIHKTRQDPHFPHTDHAITDEPAFSRLTWSTGFATTLFIPLLILLVTHGVLHIPLLESQGTVIILFFIWITSSQAILTLTRLRAVASWKVSATMLVTLLFIVLTYLFAVESFTAFLYPNPEEVASYFKAADLPDWLFDLLILGATGLTVLGWYYLYLRAHGHSVWTPSWIEGVRIRLYPLLMNRLYADESYRAIGLKVGQLIHRIDKLERGWSR
- a CDS encoding DUF2309 domain-containing protein, translating into MAELEQGRNIESRRMELRGIVRLAGEVIAQYWPMRTFVHHNPLHSIEYLPFEEAVRRGKQFVGGNGYLPGHVYRKFLKTGRIQATHLDDALKPLILDKSVLLGTHRITHGSVLRACLAEGLCSPVIEPLDDQLPDPSRHTSDDLAARLRPVTVFPDLSERISTMVSGDEAALGRWLTLSHWCDDTLGTQIVQQINDQLIKWCEAFLDEGHATWAMPERDKGLYAAWKALASHEWSVCDIPNSREKIAQLPDYPEDALLESLDAMGIPADLRQDYLSLQLTSLPGWAGFIKWRGEERDYPWQQAYPAGLVKFLAIRQWYARELVQKACQEHLGIQGRFDAVTDFMHGHAEEYYLRRQRVAGLLPALYAEEVDRLAHRRGASWKAVLDRYKMDVVPRQETAKLRGAAKQLLSLIRFLEIDVGCLNECSVSDLKQLVDWMEAFPESEHGPVWLKALETSYQEHLLQKIRTRPNDPAHSSTNRPYSQSVYCIDVRSEPFRRHLESVGPHETYGFAGFFAAFIRYRAWGKEHDTEQFPVIMRAKNEVREIPRSYLDDTVLKHEVRARWVHAGHTLLHDLKENVVTPYVMVESLGWFYGLPIFGKTLIPALYHRLTTWFRKLSAPSLPTTLTVDKLAPGETAEMLNAEQQALVRKALQERLGLRSSMIAPPLVEALRQRALGVDKDPLSSVLTQETARARLTPEMVNEFVETLQRQYDLNARAVSRHKERITRTGFTLEEQVLTVDTALRMMGLTKNFARLVLLCAHGSTSDNNPYESALDCGACGGNEGKPNARVLAMMANNQTVRARLKKTGIDIPLDTHFLAGQMNTTTDEVQLFDLEDVPPTHRADLSRLQGDLLAASHLTSQERCRRFPDVQQTLPERTAHAHVGRRSVDWSQVRPEWGLSNNTAFVIARRELTQGLDLNGRVFLHSYNYREDPSQRLLEVLLTAPQVVAQWINMEHYFSAVDNEVYGSGSKIYHNVVGRFGIMSGPWSDLRLGLARQTVMNGDMPYHEPMRLLTIVEAPRTWIEKLIARHDVLQHYYHNEWVHLVVLDPQDGDWYRYQPTGEWACIPPGESEPVT